ATTGTGCATGTTGAGTTGGAGAAAGTACAATATGAACTACCACTGGAACCGTAACTACTGCCTTTGGAGAATAGCCATTAGGGTGTTCGGCTACAAATTTGGCGGTAAATTCTTGTAGTTTATTATACCGTTCAAGGTAGGTTGGATCGGATTGAATGAGGTGTTGATGAATTTCGTCCGTAGCACATTTACGTTTTCGTTGAATTTGTTGTTGAGCAAAAAGCTCCATTACTAAAATGAAAGCTAAAACAATAGTAAAGAATTTTTTTATCATAAAAAAACTATTTTAGTTGCTGTAAATGTAATGAATTTCTTTTAAAAAAATCTATTTATATAGACGCTTTTTTTTTGTTAATAGTTGCTTAATAAATTTGTGATGAATAGGGTAATTATAATAAAAAAAACTGCCACGTGGGCAGTTTTTTTAGTTACTATTCTCGGGTTTAGGTAATAAAACTTTTCTGCTTAATTTAAGTTTTCCTCTTTCGTCGAACCCCATTAGTTTGACTTGAATTTTTTGTCCGATGTGAAGTACATCTTCAACTTTTTTTAGACGTGTCCATTCAATTTCGGAAATATGGAGCAGTCCTTCTTTTCCAGGAAATAGTTCTACAAATGCGCCATAATCTTGAATAGATTTTACGACGGCATCAAAAACTTCGCCTACTTCGAGTATGCCAATAATGCCTTTAATACGTTTAATGGCGGCCTCAATTGATTGGGCATTATTACCACTAATTTCAACTACGCCCTTATTGTCAACTTCGTCGATAACAATAACGGTATTGGTAAGGGCTTGGATCTCTTGTATTACTTTGCCACCAGGACCAATTACGGCTCCAATTTGATCTTTGGGTATAATCATGCGTACAATACGAGGTGCATGGGGTTTAAAATCGGGGCGAGGTTCGGGTAATGTTTCTAATATTTTGTCTAATATATAAAGTCGTCCTTCTTTAGCTTGTGCTAACGCTTTAGCTAAAACTTCGTACGAAAGACCATTTACTTTTATATCCATTTGGGTAGCTGTAATTCCATCTCTGGTACCGCATACTTTAAAGTCCATATCGCCTAAATGGTCTTCGTCGCCTAATATGTCGGATAGAATTACATAGCGACCTGTTTTTTCGTCGGAAATCATTCCCATAGCGATGCCCGATACGGGTTTTTTTATTTTAATACCAGCATCCATTAAAGCGAGTGTACCGGCACATACGGTAGCCATTGATGAAGATCCGTTTGATTCTAGAATATCAGAAACTACGCGTATGGTATAAGGATTAACTTCTGGTTCAGTTGGAATCATACGTTTTAAAGCACGATGGGCTAAGTTACCATGTCCTACTTCGCGACGTCCAACGCCACGATAGGGGCGAGCTTCGCCCGTTGAGTATGGGGGAAAATTATAGTGCAAAATAAAACGTTCGTAACCTTGAATAACGGCACCATCGATTAATTGTTCATCGAGCTTGGTACCTAATGTAACGGTGGTGAGCGATTGTGTTTCGCCTCGGGTGAAAATAGCTGAGCCATGTGCCATGGGTAAATAATCTACTTCGCACCAAATAGGACGTATTTCGTCCATTTTACGACCATCGAGGCGAATATTTTTACTTAAATAGTATTCGCGAACTACATCTTTTTCTAGATTTTTGTAATAACGTTTTACCATGGGGGTTAGTTCTTCGCGTGTTTCTTCGGGGAGGTTAGCAATAAATTCTTCAAGAATTGCTTCTAGTTGATTGCTCCGTTCGTGTTTGTCGGTAATACCTTGTTCTAAAACATGATATATTTTCTGAAAAGCAAAATCGTGTAATGCTTGTTTGATGGTTTCATCATTTTTTTCGTGGCAATATTCACGTTTTTTTATTTGTAATTGTTCAGCAAGTTCTATTTGTGCCTTACAGTGAACTTTTATTTCTTCATGGGCAAGGCGGATGGCTTCAATCATATCTTCTTCGGAGGCTTCGTTGAGTTCACCTTCAACCATTAAAATATTATCATAGGTAGCCCCCACGATCATGTCTATATCGGCTTGTTCAAGGTCGCTACGATTGGGGTTTATTACAAATTTTCCTTGAATGCGTGCTACGCGAACTTCGGATATAGGTCCATGAAAAGGGATGTCGCTAACAGCAATAGCAGCCGATGCAGCTAATCCGGCTAAAGCATCGGGCATTGTTTCGCCATCGGATGAAATTAAATCGATATTAACGAAAGTTTCGGCATGATAATCATCAGGAAAGAGAGGACGTAAGGCTCTATCTACTAAGCGAGAAATAAGTATTTCATAATCGGATGGGCGGGCTTCTCTTTTTAAAAAACCACCGGGAAATCGTCCAGAGGCAGAGTATTTTTCGCGATAATCAACCGAAAGAGGCATAAAATCTACGTCTTCTTTTGCTTCGCTTGCCGATACTACAGTGGCTAAAAGCATGGTATTGTTCATGCGAATTACTACCGAGCCATGAGCTTGTTTGGCTAATTTACCCGTTTCAATAGTAATGATTCGTCCATCACTTAAACAAATTTCTTTTTTTATTAAATTGTACATAACTAAATAATATATGTGTTTATAAATAATAAAAAAGGCAATTAAAAATTGCCTTTTATTTTCTTAAATTCAGCTTGTTTACAATAGCACGATATCGTTCAATATCTTTGTTCTTTAGGTAATTGAGCAGTTTTCTACGTTTACCTACTAACTTTACTAAAGCTTGCTGAGTTGAAAAATCCTTGCGGTTATTTTTCAAATGTTCAGTTAAATGAGCAATACGGAATGAGAACAATGCGATCTGGCTTTCTGCAGATCCAGTATCTACGTTACCCTTACCGTACGACTCGAATAATTCTTTTTTCTTTTCTGCAGTTAAATACATAATCTTATGGTTTTAATTTTAGAATGGCAAAGGTACGAATTATTTTTATATCTTTTACTTTTTCTTTAAAAAATATTTTTCTGTTATGTTTGGATTGATATTTGAATTATTTTTGAGCTAATTAAAAATTAGTTTTTTATATGAAACCTATTTTTTTAGTGTTATTGATTTGTTTTTTTTTGCAAGTATTGTATGCTCAAGATAGTTCAAAAATTACCAAAAAATATTTTGCTATAAGTTTACAACCAAATTATCAGGGGTTGATTACTTATGCCATTATTGATGTAAATAATAAGGGTGAGGTAGTTAATCGCACTTTTTATGGGCTTGTAAACTGGATGCATCAAATTGTGGGCTTGCAAAAATCGGTAGCGAACCCTGAAGGTAAAAACTTGTTAAAAGAAGCAGGAATAGAAGGACCCGAAGTTGTTGGAGAATTGTGGAAGTTGCGATATTCTGAATCGCCTTATGATGGTTCGCCCAATGAAAAAGGATGGGCAGCAAAACCACGTATGCCCAGTGAAGGGCAAATGCAAATGCTTGCTAAATTTGGTATTCGTACTATTAACGATTATGTGTATGGGCAAGCTTTATATGACTTACTTAATGCAATGGAAGATCCTGCATGGGTTTCGGAATACCAAAATAAATAAGGTTTAGATGAAATTATTTAGATAACGCTCACCGGTATCGCAAATAATGGTTACTAATTTTTTGTCTTTAAATGTTTTACGTTGTAGTATTTTTAGGCTAGCACAAACGTTCGCACCTGACGATATTCCGCACAAAATTCCTCTTTTTGCTAACATTCGGGCTGTTTCGTAGGCTTCTTCGTTGTGTATGGTGATAATTTCATCGTATATGCTTGTATTAAGCGTATCTGGTATAAATCCTGCTCCAATACCTTGAATTTTGTGAGGTGCAGGTGTGCCGCCCGATAAAACGGGTGAGTCGCTTGGTTCTACAGCAACAATATAGGTTTGGGCGTTTTGTTCACGAAGGTATTTGCCTATTCCGCTAATGCTACCGCCAGTCCCTACGCCGGCAACAAATACATCTACTTCTCCCTTCATGCTATTCCATATTTCGGGTCCGGTAGTGCGATAGTGCATAGCAGGATTTGCCGGATTTTTGAACTGATAAGGAATGTATGCATGTTGAAAATCATTAACCAATGTTTCTGCTTTTTCTATAGCTCCTTTCATCCCTTTATCCGCAGGAGTTAATATGAGTTCGGCTCCATAAAGTTCTAATATTTTTCGCCGTTCTATGCTCATGCTTTCGGGCATAGTGAGTATAAGTTTATATCCTTTTACAGCACAAACCATGGCTAATCCTATTCCTGTATTGCCACTTGTAGGTTCAATAATAATGGTATTGTTATGAATCAGTCCTTTTTGTTCTGCATCTTCAATCATGGCTAAGGCTATACGATCTTTTACAGAACCACCTGGATTAAACGATTCCATTTTCAGATAAATGGTTTTGTTGTCTATTTCAATTGGAACAATTGGCGTATTTCCAATAAAGTTTAAAATATTCATGGCTATTTTTTTTCAAAGAAAAAAAAATAATGAAAGAATAAAAATGACACTTTTTATTTTTTATTTCGATATGCCCTTGGCAATATCGTTCATTAATCGGTTTATGGTATTTTGGCTAAAGGGTTTGGTAATATAAAAATCGAATCCTTCAGCTAAAGCAGCTTTTATATCGTCTTCCATGGCAAAGCCACTCTGACCTATTACTATGATATTGGGATTATGTTTTTTTATTTCTTTCAGTAAGTCAAAACCATTCATATCGGGAAGTTTAATATCGCTAAAAACAATTTGTATGGGATGCTGTTGTAAAATTTGTAAGGCTTCATTGGCATTTTGTGCTCTGAAAATTTGTTTACAATATGCTTGTAAAAATATAGTTAATAAATCTCCCGATGATGGATCGTCTTCAACAATGAGTAAATGTGTACATTGAAATAATGGTTTTGTGAGTTGTTCTTGTTCATTATTTTCAATAGATTGGTAAGCTGTTAATTGAACAGGTATTTTAACTGTAAAAGTAGAACCTTTTTCTACTTCAGAGTTAACCTTAATATTGCCTTTGAGCATTTCTACATACGATTTTACTATCGAAAGCCCTAAGCCAACGCCTTCGTAGGGTTTATTGGATCGCATGTCGGCTTGGACAAAGCGTTCGAAAATAATATTTTGTTTTTCTTTGGGGATGCCAATACCGGTGTCTTTTACGTTTATTTCGAGTATGGAGCCTTTTAATACGTAGCCAAATTCGACATAACCGCTATGTGTATATTTAATGGCATTTTTAACCAAATTCGTTACAATCGATAGTAACTTACTTTTATCGGTTTCGATTGTGAGTGGTCTTGGAAAGGTTGGGTTTAAGAAAAACGACAATTTTTTTTCTTCGGCTTCGAGTTTTAGATTTTGATATATAAAGTCAAATTCTTTATCAACTTCGACAATGTTTTTTGTAACCGATATTTCTCCGGTTTCAATTTTCGAGATTTCTAAAATATCGTTGATTAAGTTAAAAAGCCGATTGGAGCTTTGTGCAATTACTTTTAAATATTCTTGTTTTTCTTCTTCGGTAATGGGGGTATTTCTGAGCAATTCGGTAAATCCCATAATGGCATTGAGGGGTGTGCGAATTTCGTGGCTCATATTAGCCAAGAAATTGGTTTTTAGTTTCTCGCTTTGTTCGGCTTTTTCTTTAGCTGCAATAAGAGCTTGTTGCATTTGTTTTTGTTTGGTAATATCGATTTTTATGGCTACAAAATGAGTAATTTCGCCTTTGGTATTTGTAATGGGCGATATACGAGCATTTTCCCAGTAGTAAGTACCATCTTTGCGTTTGTTATAAAATTCGCCAATCCATGTTTCGCCCGAGAGTATGGTCTCCCATAAATTGCGGTAAAAATCTTTGTTATGATAACCCGATTTAAGAATACTAGGATTTTGGTTGAAGACTTCTTGGGCATGATAACCGGTAATTTGTGTAAAAAATGGATTAACGTATTGAATTTTGCCCCAAGGGTTTGTAATAATGATACTTGCTGGTGCGTTTTGAAAAGCCCTTTCGTATATTTTTAATTGGAGTTCAGTTTTTTTTAGGGCTGTAATATCAATAAAGCTTACAGCAAACTGTCCTTTTTTAGGAGAAAAAGCATTAACAAGATACCAGCGGTCGAGAACTTGCCAATAGTTTTCAAAGCTGATCCTTTCGCCGGTAAGAGCTACCTTGCCAAAAATATCAATCCAATATTGTTCTGTATTGGGCCATAATTCTTTAACTGTCTTCCCTATAATATCTTGTTTTGATTTTGAGCCAGTAAACGTTAAAAATGCTTCGTTAACTTCTAAATATTTGTAATCGATGGGTTGACCTGTTGCGTCTGTAATAATCTCGTGCAAGGCATAAGCTTCGATGAGGTTATCAAATAAATTTTGGAACTTACGCTCTTGTTCAACAACGGGTGTTTTATCGTGAATAATCGAATAAAGAAGTTCTTGATTATTGAGAATTATTTTTCCGCTATATACTTCAACTTCTTTTATTTCGCCATTTTTAAGACGATGCTTGAAGTTAACAAAATGGCATTGGTTTTCTTTTTCCAATTGCATGGCTTTTTTAATCTCATCATCGCTCAAGATATTGATTTGATTGATATTAAGTTGAGTGATCTCGTCGAAACTGTAACCATAAAATTCACAAGCTGCTTTGTTGGCATTAACTATTTTACCGTTTTCGGGGTTTATTAACAATTTGATAGATTGGCTTTCGACAAAGAGCTTTTTGAAAATATAGTCTTCGTTGCGAAGCTGTAGTACCGAAACTAATATTTCGTTTTCGTTGAAGTTAATAAAGTAAGCTTTAAAATATTGTTCACGGTTATTAATAACCAATTCGTATTCTAACTCTTGGTTTTGTTTGGTTGTATTAAGTGCAAAAATTTTGGTTCTAATTTGCTCAGCTAATGAGGCGGGGAATATTTCTTCGATGTTTTTATTTAAAAATTCTTTTGGTTTTTTATAAAGAGGTAGA
The genomic region above belongs to Bacteroidales bacterium and contains:
- a CDS encoding polyribonucleotide nucleotidyltransferase, with the translated sequence MYNLIKKEICLSDGRIITIETGKLAKQAHGSVVIRMNNTMLLATVVSASEAKEDVDFMPLSVDYREKYSASGRFPGGFLKREARPSDYEILISRLVDRALRPLFPDDYHAETFVNIDLISSDGETMPDALAGLAASAAIAVSDIPFHGPISEVRVARIQGKFVINPNRSDLEQADIDMIVGATYDNILMVEGELNEASEEDMIEAIRLAHEEIKVHCKAQIELAEQLQIKKREYCHEKNDETIKQALHDFAFQKIYHVLEQGITDKHERSNQLEAILEEFIANLPEETREELTPMVKRYYKNLEKDVVREYYLSKNIRLDGRKMDEIRPIWCEVDYLPMAHGSAIFTRGETQSLTTVTLGTKLDEQLIDGAVIQGYERFILHYNFPPYSTGEARPYRGVGRREVGHGNLAHRALKRMIPTEPEVNPYTIRVVSDILESNGSSSMATVCAGTLALMDAGIKIKKPVSGIAMGMISDEKTGRYVILSDILGDEDHLGDMDFKVCGTRDGITATQMDIKVNGLSYEVLAKALAQAKEGRLYILDKILETLPEPRPDFKPHAPRIVRMIIPKDQIGAVIGPGGKVIQEIQALTNTVIVIDEVDNKGVVEISGNNAQSIEAAIKRIKGIIGILEVGEVFDAVVKSIQDYGAFVELFPGKEGLLHISEIEWTRLKKVEDVLHIGQKIQVKLMGFDERGKLKLSRKVLLPKPENSN
- the rpsO gene encoding 30S ribosomal protein S15, with protein sequence MYLTAEKKKELFESYGKGNVDTGSAESQIALFSFRIAHLTEHLKNNRKDFSTQQALVKLVGKRRKLLNYLKNKDIERYRAIVNKLNLRK
- the cysK gene encoding cysteine synthase A, producing the protein MNILNFIGNTPIVPIEIDNKTIYLKMESFNPGGSVKDRIALAMIEDAEQKGLIHNNTIIIEPTSGNTGIGLAMVCAVKGYKLILTMPESMSIERRKILELYGAELILTPADKGMKGAIEKAETLVNDFQHAYIPYQFKNPANPAMHYRTTGPEIWNSMKGEVDVFVAGVGTGGSISGIGKYLREQNAQTYIVAVEPSDSPVLSGGTPAPHKIQGIGAGFIPDTLNTSIYDEIITIHNEEAYETARMLAKRGILCGISSGANVCASLKILQRKTFKDKKLVTIICDTGERYLNNFI
- a CDS encoding PAS domain S-box protein; the encoded protein is MQFNYSFLKNVLDIAPNPIFIYSTEQIIYVNEAAIKLMQASNANDLIGKNFAQYVHPDYIQISANDLKKLFEQQLPVVKSYLKIITLNKSIAEVEVSASLIDYNNKPAIIGIANNLTEVKQLNQKLIEYEKKLASIINQIPHLLFVVTKDGYIKEFFNPHYLPLYKKPKEFLNKNIEEIFPASLAEQIRTKIFALNTTKQNQELEYELVINNREQYFKAYFINFNENEILVSVLQLRNEDYIFKKLFVESQSIKLLINPENGKIVNANKAACEFYGYSFDEITQLNINQINILSDDEIKKAMQLEKENQCHFVNFKHRLKNGEIKEVEVYSGKIILNNQELLYSIIHDKTPVVEQERKFQNLFDNLIEAYALHEIITDATGQPIDYKYLEVNEAFLTFTGSKSKQDIIGKTVKELWPNTEQYWIDIFGKVALTGERISFENYWQVLDRWYLVNAFSPKKGQFAVSFIDITALKKTELQLKIYERAFQNAPASIIITNPWGKIQYVNPFFTQITGYHAQEVFNQNPSILKSGYHNKDFYRNLWETILSGETWIGEFYNKRKDGTYYWENARISPITNTKGEITHFVAIKIDITKQKQMQQALIAAKEKAEQSEKLKTNFLANMSHEIRTPLNAIMGFTELLRNTPITEEEKQEYLKVIAQSSNRLFNLINDILEISKIETGEISVTKNIVEVDKEFDFIYQNLKLEAEEKKLSFFLNPTFPRPLTIETDKSKLLSIVTNLVKNAIKYTHSGYVEFGYVLKGSILEINVKDTGIGIPKEKQNIIFERFVQADMRSNKPYEGVGLGLSIVKSYVEMLKGNIKVNSEVEKGSTFTVKIPVQLTAYQSIENNEQEQLTKPLFQCTHLLIVEDDPSSGDLLTIFLQAYCKQIFRAQNANEALQILQQHPIQIVFSDIKLPDMNGFDLLKEIKKHNPNIIVIGQSGFAMEDDIKAALAEGFDFYITKPFSQNTINRLMNDIAKGISK